The proteins below come from a single Synechococcus sp. MU1643 genomic window:
- the obgE gene encoding GTPase ObgE, whose translation MQFIDQARITVRGGRGGDGIAAFRREKYVPAGGPSGGDGGCGAPVVLEADSNLQTLLDFKYKRLFAADDGRRGGPNKCTGASGKDLVIKVPCGTEVRHLRTGILLGDLTAPGERLTVAFGGRGGLGNAHYLSNRNRAPEKFTEGREGEEWPLQLELKLLAEVGIIGLPNAGKSTLIAVLSAARPKIADYPFTTLVPNLGVVRRPSGDGTVFADIPGLIEGAAQGAGLGHDFLRHIERTRLLIHLVDAGSEDPVADLNVVQQELEAYGHGLVDRPRLLVINKQELVSEEDLPTLRENLEAASGRPVLCISAAMATNLDQLLAETWAELGV comes from the coding sequence GTGCAGTTCATCGATCAGGCACGGATCACGGTCCGAGGCGGTCGCGGCGGCGATGGCATCGCTGCATTTCGGCGTGAAAAGTATGTGCCGGCTGGAGGGCCCTCCGGAGGTGACGGCGGTTGTGGGGCTCCCGTGGTTCTCGAGGCCGATAGCAATCTGCAAACCCTTCTCGACTTCAAATACAAACGCCTGTTCGCTGCCGACGACGGGCGACGCGGTGGCCCAAATAAATGCACCGGTGCATCCGGGAAAGACCTGGTGATCAAGGTCCCTTGCGGCACTGAGGTGCGCCATCTGCGCACTGGCATTCTTCTAGGCGACCTCACAGCGCCGGGGGAACGTCTCACCGTTGCCTTTGGAGGACGAGGTGGTCTTGGCAATGCCCATTACCTGAGCAACCGCAACCGCGCGCCGGAGAAATTCACCGAGGGCCGAGAGGGTGAGGAATGGCCCCTGCAGCTGGAACTCAAGTTGCTGGCTGAAGTCGGCATCATTGGTCTTCCCAATGCAGGCAAGAGCACCCTGATCGCCGTGCTGTCGGCAGCGCGACCCAAGATTGCCGATTACCCCTTCACCACTCTGGTCCCCAACCTTGGTGTTGTGCGCCGTCCCAGTGGAGATGGAACCGTTTTCGCAGACATTCCAGGCTTGATTGAAGGTGCTGCCCAGGGTGCTGGGCTTGGCCACGACTTTCTGCGCCATATCGAACGCACCCGATTATTGATTCACCTCGTGGACGCTGGATCCGAGGATCCCGTGGCTGACCTGAACGTCGTCCAGCAGGAGCTGGAGGCCTATGGCCACGGTCTTGTTGATCGACCACGTTTGTTGGTGATCAACAAGCAGGAGTTGGTGTCAGAGGAGGATCTCCCCACGTTGCGAGAAAACCTTGAAGCGGCAAGTGGTCGTCCCGTGCTCTGCATTTCTGCAGCGATGGCAACCAACCTCGATCAGTTGTTGGCCGAAACCTGGGCCGAGCTCGGGGTGTGA
- the hemB gene encoding porphobilinogen synthase, with protein sequence MELTYRPRRLRRTPALRAMVREHSLSAADFIYPLFVHEGTEVEPIGAMPGASRWSLAALTGEVQRAYDLGVRCIVLFPKVSEGLKTEDGAECFNDNGLIPRAIRQIKEAIPQMAIMTDVALDPYSCDGHDGIVSQDGVVLNDETIELLCKQAVVQAEAGADLIGPSDMMDGRVGAIREALDDEGFEHVGIISYTAKYSSAYYGPFREALDSAPRAAGSKPIPKNKDTYQMDPANAREAITEAQLDEQEGADIMMVKPGLAYLDIIHRLREESELPIAAYNVSGEYSMVKAAAERGWIDEKAVVLETLLSFKRAGADLILTYHACDAAAWLKEA encoded by the coding sequence ATGGAGCTCACCTACCGCCCCCGTCGTCTTCGGCGTACGCCCGCCCTACGCGCCATGGTGCGTGAGCACAGCCTCTCGGCTGCAGACTTCATCTATCCCCTCTTTGTGCATGAAGGCACTGAGGTGGAGCCGATCGGTGCCATGCCTGGTGCCAGCCGTTGGAGCCTGGCAGCCCTCACCGGCGAAGTGCAGCGTGCTTACGACCTGGGGGTGCGTTGCATCGTTCTCTTCCCGAAGGTCTCTGAGGGGCTGAAGACCGAAGACGGGGCTGAATGCTTCAACGACAATGGCCTCATTCCGCGGGCGATCCGTCAGATTAAGGAAGCCATTCCTCAGATGGCGATCATGACCGACGTCGCCCTGGATCCCTACTCCTGCGATGGTCATGACGGGATCGTCAGTCAGGACGGCGTGGTCCTCAACGACGAGACAATTGAACTGCTCTGCAAGCAGGCCGTTGTGCAGGCTGAAGCGGGCGCTGATCTGATCGGTCCCAGCGACATGATGGACGGTCGGGTCGGTGCCATCCGGGAAGCCCTCGACGATGAAGGCTTCGAACATGTGGGCATCATCAGCTACACGGCGAAGTACTCCTCCGCTTACTACGGACCCTTCCGCGAGGCCCTCGACTCCGCCCCTCGTGCCGCCGGCAGCAAGCCGATCCCTAAAAACAAAGACACCTATCAGATGGATCCCGCCAATGCTCGGGAAGCTATTACAGAAGCCCAGCTCGATGAGCAGGAGGGCGCCGACATCATGATGGTGAAGCCTGGTTTGGCCTATCTCGACATCATCCACCGTCTGCGCGAGGAGTCAGAACTCCCCATCGCTGCGTACAACGTGAGTGGTGAGTATTCGATGGTGAAGGCCGCGGCCGAGCGGGGCTGGATTGATGAAAAGGCTGTCGTGCTGGAGACCTTGCTGAGCTTCAAGCGCGCCGGTGCCGATCTGATCCTCACGTACCACGCCTGCGATGCAGCGGCTTGGTTGAAGGAGGCCTGA
- a CDS encoding DUF2301 domain-containing membrane protein has protein sequence MTSADPTFEGVYGTYAITAADRQEVHSYRISLLITGLSLAAGVLQWWQTDNPWAWLWMLPMATALGLALRWIHIYLRPLHRALQLFWLGGCVGWGALLLQAGPTEALSTLRDQPLWIMAIGPLFAALAGIGFKEFFCFQRPEAIGLTLLLPAALLGHLMGVINGPLCLALLESAALLLVLLALRKFGMDAAADVGDKSVFAYLDGQLPADTP, from the coding sequence ATGACCAGCGCAGATCCAACCTTTGAAGGTGTCTATGGCACTTACGCGATCACCGCTGCCGATCGCCAGGAGGTGCATTCCTATCGAATCTCACTATTGATCACTGGCCTCAGCCTGGCCGCCGGAGTGCTGCAGTGGTGGCAAACCGACAACCCCTGGGCATGGCTCTGGATGCTGCCGATGGCCACGGCCCTGGGCCTGGCGCTCCGCTGGATTCACATCTACCTCCGCCCCTTGCACCGCGCCCTTCAACTGTTCTGGCTCGGCGGTTGCGTCGGTTGGGGGGCACTGCTGCTGCAGGCCGGCCCCACCGAAGCACTCTCCACCCTCCGGGATCAGCCGCTCTGGATCATGGCCATCGGCCCGCTGTTTGCCGCCTTGGCCGGCATCGGCTTCAAGGAGTTTTTCTGCTTCCAACGACCTGAAGCCATCGGCCTCACCTTGCTGCTGCCGGCAGCGCTGCTGGGGCATCTGATGGGGGTAATCAATGGCCCCCTCTGCCTGGCTCTACTGGAGAGTGCAGCGTTGCTGCTGGTGCTGCTGGCCTTGCGCAAATTCGGGATGGATGCGGCAGCGGATGTGGGCGACAAGAGCGTGTTTGCTTATCTGGACGGTCAACTGCCCGCTGATACGCCGTGA
- a CDS encoding ABC-F family ATP-binding cassette domain-containing protein has translation MSLISLVGAAKDFGIRTLFSGLDLHIGDGERLGLIGPNGAGKSTLLKILAGKEPLGEGERRCSPRLRVELVGQESRITPGLTVLEQVLEGCGAKRDLLVRFSALSDAIAADPSNEVLMAELGQLSQRMDEEEAWSLEQQCQEVLQKLGISDLQRPVNDLSGGYRKRVGLASALVACPDVLLLDEPTNHLDAAAVEWLQSWLDRYPGALVLVTHDRYVLDRVTRRMVEVDRGQARTYQGNYSTFLQHKAEEEASEAASAAKFKSVLRRELAWLRQGPKARSTKQKARLQRIEAMREQKPNQAKAKLEMTGIGRRIGKQVIEAEAVGVTADGNQGGRPLLDGFSYSFSPEDRIGIIGPNGSGKSTLLDLIAGRREPTQGSLLVGETVHIGYLDQHTEAFNEGKGLDRKVIEFVEEAASRIDLGGEQVTASQLLERFLFPPAQQHSPLAKLSGGERRRLTLCRMLIQAPNVLLLDEPTNDLDVQTLSVLEDFLEDFRGCVIVVSHDRYFLDRTVDRLFCFDQGRLNRFEGNYSAFLEQQRQEERSQTQASKPSTPKPERSRDTKRDGPRRRNFKENKELAALDQQLPELELKKEDLEQQMTQEGADMAKLSLDLADLISCIDKAEERWLELSELKP, from the coding sequence GTGAGTCTGATCAGCCTGGTGGGTGCGGCCAAGGATTTCGGCATCCGCACCCTCTTTTCCGGTCTCGACCTCCACATCGGAGATGGCGAGCGGCTGGGCCTGATCGGCCCCAATGGAGCCGGCAAATCCACGCTATTGAAGATTCTGGCGGGGAAGGAACCCCTCGGTGAGGGAGAACGCCGTTGTTCTCCCCGGCTGCGGGTGGAGCTGGTGGGTCAGGAGAGCCGGATCACGCCGGGGCTCACGGTGCTGGAGCAGGTGCTGGAGGGCTGCGGCGCCAAACGGGATCTGCTGGTGCGCTTCAGCGCCCTCAGCGACGCCATTGCCGCAGACCCCAGCAATGAAGTGCTGATGGCGGAGCTGGGTCAGCTCAGCCAACGCATGGATGAAGAGGAAGCCTGGAGCCTGGAGCAGCAATGCCAGGAAGTGCTGCAGAAATTGGGCATCAGCGATCTCCAGCGCCCGGTCAACGACCTTTCCGGCGGTTACCGCAAACGGGTTGGTCTGGCATCAGCCCTGGTGGCCTGCCCCGATGTGCTGCTGCTGGATGAGCCCACCAACCACCTCGATGCCGCTGCTGTGGAATGGCTGCAGAGCTGGCTGGATCGCTATCCCGGTGCTCTAGTGCTGGTCACCCATGACCGCTACGTGCTCGATCGGGTGACACGGCGGATGGTGGAGGTGGACCGAGGCCAGGCCCGCACCTACCAGGGGAACTACAGCACGTTTCTTCAGCACAAAGCAGAAGAAGAGGCCTCAGAAGCAGCCTCAGCGGCCAAGTTCAAAAGTGTGCTTCGCCGCGAATTGGCATGGCTGCGCCAGGGCCCCAAGGCCCGCAGCACCAAACAGAAGGCGCGGCTGCAACGCATCGAAGCGATGCGCGAGCAGAAACCCAATCAGGCCAAAGCAAAGCTGGAGATGACCGGCATCGGCCGGCGCATCGGCAAACAGGTGATCGAAGCCGAGGCCGTTGGCGTCACAGCCGATGGCAACCAGGGTGGCCGCCCACTCCTCGATGGCTTCAGCTACAGCTTCAGCCCTGAAGACCGAATCGGCATTATCGGCCCCAACGGCAGCGGCAAATCCACCCTGCTTGATCTCATCGCCGGTCGGCGCGAGCCCACCCAGGGCAGCCTGCTCGTTGGGGAGACCGTTCACATCGGCTATCTGGACCAGCACACCGAAGCCTTCAACGAAGGCAAGGGGCTCGATCGGAAAGTGATCGAATTCGTGGAAGAAGCCGCCAGCCGGATCGATCTGGGGGGAGAACAGGTCACCGCATCCCAGCTTCTGGAACGCTTTTTGTTTCCACCAGCCCAGCAGCACAGCCCCTTGGCCAAGCTCTCCGGAGGCGAGCGTCGCCGCCTCACCCTCTGCCGGATGCTGATCCAGGCGCCCAACGTGTTGCTGTTGGACGAACCCACAAACGATCTGGATGTTCAGACCCTCAGCGTTCTCGAAGACTTTCTTGAGGACTTCCGGGGCTGCGTGATCGTTGTTTCCCACGACCGCTACTTCCTCGATCGCACCGTTGATCGTCTGTTCTGTTTCGACCAAGGACGGCTCAATCGGTTTGAAGGGAACTACAGCGCGTTTCTAGAGCAGCAGCGTCAGGAAGAACGCAGCCAAACCCAGGCGAGCAAACCCTCCACACCAAAACCAGAGCGCAGCCGCGATACCAAGCGCGACGGTCCACGGCGTCGAAACTTCAAGGAAAACAAGGAGCTTGCGGCTCTTGATCAACAACTGCCTGAGCTGGAGCTGAAGAAAGAGGACCTGGAACAACAGATGACCCAAGAGGGCGCTGACATGGCCAAGCTGAGCCTTGACTTGGCTGATCTGATCTCCTGCATCGATAAGGCCGAAGAACGCTGGCTGGAACTCAGCGAATTGAAGCCCTGA
- a CDS encoding ABC transporter ATP-binding protein gives MAGVRFEDLSKTFPGRGGGDPVDVIRQLNLTINDGEFLVLVGPSGCGKSTLLRLLAGLDNPTNGDIRIGPRPISDVPPARRNVAMVFQSYALYPHLSVRDNLSFGLRRSQARSTFQRIQDQAFRSTRALPKPLRVRSAREERIESRVNTVAKSLELTELLNRRPKELSGGQKQRVALGRAMARNPEVFLMDEPLSNLDAKLRTSTRKRIVELQRELGTTTIYVTHDQVEAMTMGDRIAVLNQGRLQQLGTPMELYKWPSNIFVAQFIGSPSMGLLPVTVGPNATLNLGRKRIQIEGEMVEPLLQREGQHLTAGLRPEHWHLAPATNRNHQAEVNHCERLGNEQILSCRLLDCDQLIQVRCSAEININTGDAINLNPDPTGWRLFDAAGEAIR, from the coding sequence TTGGCCGGCGTCCGTTTCGAAGACCTCAGCAAGACCTTTCCAGGACGCGGCGGTGGGGATCCGGTTGATGTGATTCGTCAGTTGAATCTGACGATCAACGACGGCGAGTTTTTGGTGCTTGTCGGTCCCTCGGGGTGCGGCAAAAGCACCTTGCTGAGACTCCTCGCCGGTCTCGACAATCCAACCAACGGCGACATCAGAATCGGACCACGGCCCATCAGCGATGTGCCGCCGGCGCGCCGCAACGTCGCCATGGTGTTCCAGAGCTATGCGCTTTACCCACATCTCAGCGTGCGGGACAACCTCAGCTTCGGACTGCGCAGAAGCCAGGCAAGGTCAACATTCCAGCGGATCCAAGACCAAGCCTTTCGATCCACGCGCGCGTTGCCCAAACCACTGAGGGTGCGGTCGGCAAGAGAAGAACGAATTGAATCCAGGGTGAACACCGTTGCCAAATCTCTGGAACTAACGGAATTGCTCAACAGAAGGCCGAAGGAACTCTCAGGCGGACAGAAACAACGGGTCGCCCTCGGACGCGCCATGGCGCGCAATCCAGAGGTGTTCTTGATGGATGAACCGCTGAGCAATCTTGACGCCAAACTCAGAACGAGCACGCGCAAAAGAATCGTCGAGCTGCAGCGAGAACTGGGAACAACAACGATTTATGTCACCCATGATCAGGTGGAAGCAATGACGATGGGTGATCGCATCGCGGTGTTGAACCAAGGGCGCTTGCAACAACTGGGGACACCAATGGAGTTATACAAGTGGCCCTCCAACATCTTCGTCGCCCAATTCATTGGCAGCCCATCGATGGGCTTATTGCCGGTCACGGTGGGACCCAATGCGACGCTGAACTTGGGGCGCAAACGAATTCAAATTGAAGGCGAAATGGTCGAACCTTTACTTCAACGAGAAGGCCAACATCTCACCGCGGGTTTGAGACCTGAACACTGGCATCTGGCACCGGCAACGAACCGAAACCACCAAGCCGAGGTGAACCATTGTGAGCGTCTGGGCAATGAACAGATTCTCAGCTGTCGGCTCCTGGATTGCGATCAACTGATCCAAGTCAGATGTTCAGCGGAGATCAACATCAACACTGGCGATGCCATCAACCTCAACCCTGACCCCACAGGCTGGCGGTTGTTTGATGCGGCTGGAGAAGCGATCCGTTAG
- a CDS encoding CP12 domain-containing protein has translation MKSIDEHIQQDQSEIEAAKAAGDEAKVRHLTDELKSLEEYKDHHPGDSHDPTSLELHCEANPDADECRVYDD, from the coding sequence ATGAAGTCCATCGACGAACACATCCAGCAGGATCAATCGGAAATTGAAGCTGCCAAAGCAGCTGGAGACGAGGCCAAGGTTCGTCACCTCACCGATGAGCTGAAGTCACTAGAGGAATACAAGGATCACCACCCCGGCGACAGCCACGACCCCACCTCTCTGGAGCTGCATTGCGAGGCCAATCCCGATGCTGATGAGTGCCGCGTCTACGACGACTGA
- a CDS encoding VOC family protein, whose amino-acid sequence MATADQPNGVDRLGHVAIRVENVDRAVAFYTDLGMRLVWRAADWCYLEAGEGRDGLALLGPNYKAAGPHFAFHFRDRREVDVIHDRLKAQGVHVGAVHDHRDGTASFYLKDPEGNWLEMLYEPPGGIPSNCN is encoded by the coding sequence ATGGCAACAGCCGATCAACCCAATGGTGTGGATCGTCTCGGTCACGTTGCGATTCGCGTTGAGAACGTCGATCGGGCTGTTGCTTTCTACACCGATCTGGGCATGCGTCTGGTCTGGCGCGCCGCCGATTGGTGCTATCTGGAAGCGGGGGAAGGACGCGACGGGCTCGCCTTATTAGGCCCGAATTACAAGGCCGCTGGCCCACATTTCGCCTTCCATTTCCGCGATCGTAGGGAGGTCGATGTGATTCACGACCGTCTCAAAGCGCAGGGTGTGCACGTTGGTGCCGTCCATGACCACCGCGACGGCACGGCGTCTTTTTATCTGAAAGACCCGGAAGGCAACTGGCTCGAAATGCTTTATGAACCCCCCGGTGGCATCCCCTCCAACTGCAATTGA
- a CDS encoding aspartoacylase: MSSCGVLVVAGTHGNEVNAPWLLQQWQANPDLIDAAGLAVQQVIGNPEALRRRCRYVDRDLNRCFLPKQWEQGASGLEFQRAGELLQLHGPSGDQPCVVAVDLHSTTAAMGNSLVVYGRRPPDLALAALVQGALGLPIYLHEADAQQTGFLVESWPCGLVIEVGPVPQGLLNARVVEQTRLGLETCLRAVDQARQGLARLPDALVVHRHLGSRDLPKSENGEPQALVHPDLQGRDWQDIASTNPMFRAADGTDRGEGWVEGEIPVFVNEAAYAEKSIAFSLTRREVWPVEPTWLPALQQLLAAA, from the coding sequence ATGAGCAGCTGTGGCGTTCTCGTTGTGGCCGGCACCCATGGGAATGAGGTCAATGCTCCTTGGTTGCTGCAGCAGTGGCAGGCCAACCCTGATCTGATTGACGCTGCAGGTTTGGCGGTGCAGCAGGTGATCGGCAACCCGGAAGCGCTGCGCCGCCGCTGCCGTTACGTCGATCGTGACCTCAACCGCTGCTTCCTCCCAAAACAGTGGGAGCAGGGGGCCTCCGGCTTGGAATTCCAGCGTGCTGGGGAACTCCTGCAGTTGCACGGCCCCAGCGGCGATCAGCCCTGCGTTGTGGCCGTTGATCTGCACAGCACCACAGCGGCCATGGGAAATTCCCTGGTGGTCTACGGCCGACGCCCTCCTGATCTCGCCCTCGCGGCTTTGGTGCAGGGGGCTCTTGGTCTGCCGATTTATCTGCACGAAGCCGATGCTCAGCAAACTGGCTTTCTCGTGGAATCCTGGCCCTGCGGCCTGGTGATCGAGGTTGGCCCTGTGCCGCAAGGTCTGCTCAATGCCCGGGTCGTTGAACAAACCCGTCTTGGCTTGGAAACGTGTCTTAGGGCCGTGGATCAGGCGCGTCAGGGGTTAGCCCGGCTACCGGATGCTCTAGTGGTGCATCGCCACTTGGGGAGTCGCGATCTCCCGAAGTCGGAGAACGGAGAGCCGCAGGCCCTGGTTCATCCCGATCTGCAGGGGCGCGATTGGCAGGACATCGCCTCTACCAATCCCATGTTCCGGGCTGCGGATGGGACCGATCGTGGTGAGGGGTGGGTTGAAGGGGAGATTCCGGTGTTTGTGAACGAAGCGGCCTATGCGGAGAAAAGCATCGCTTTTTCCCTCACGCGCCGGGAGGTGTGGCCCGTGGAGCCCACCTGGCTGCCGGCCTTGCAGCAGCTGCTCGCTGCGGCTTAG
- a CDS encoding glutathione S-transferase C-terminal domain-containing protein: protein MSIPPVVVTAARRSWRWQWQRLMGGLGPADAAGNYTRPSSDALTPAALNPADLLQRSAGQQPLLVIGRSCPWAHRTWLVHQLRHLHDSVTLLMAQADHNAGRWALNPTWEGCETLLELYQHCDAPPSYRATVPVLVDPKNRTLLGNDSAPLVNLLNRWPHQDVVVDLAPAESTDKIQAWQQQLQPAINDGVYRCGFARNQAAYDRAEADLFAALDAVEQSLATNGPWLCGKALTLADVRLFPTLIRWELVYAPLFGCSRHPLWHYPNLWAWRQRFYALPGVADTCDGTAWRHDYFGALFPLNPGGIVPAGPDLSTLVNSTAASG from the coding sequence ATGTCGATCCCACCTGTCGTGGTCACGGCCGCCCGTCGCAGCTGGCGATGGCAATGGCAACGTCTCATGGGTGGACTGGGCCCAGCCGATGCGGCCGGCAATTACACCCGACCAAGCAGCGATGCGCTCACCCCGGCGGCCTTGAACCCCGCAGACCTGCTCCAGCGCAGCGCCGGCCAACAACCACTGCTGGTGATCGGACGCAGTTGCCCTTGGGCACATCGCACCTGGCTGGTGCATCAGCTGCGCCATCTGCACGACAGCGTCACCCTCCTAATGGCACAGGCAGACCACAACGCTGGACGCTGGGCCCTCAATCCAACCTGGGAGGGGTGCGAAACGCTGCTGGAGTTGTATCAGCACTGCGACGCTCCCCCTAGCTACCGGGCCACCGTGCCTGTGCTGGTGGATCCCAAAAACCGCACTCTGCTGGGCAATGACAGTGCTCCACTGGTGAACCTGTTGAACCGCTGGCCCCATCAAGACGTGGTTGTTGACCTGGCACCGGCGGAATCAACCGACAAGATCCAGGCCTGGCAGCAGCAGCTGCAACCTGCCATTAACGATGGGGTTTACCGCTGCGGTTTCGCCCGCAACCAAGCGGCCTACGATCGCGCTGAAGCCGATCTCTTTGCCGCCCTCGATGCGGTGGAGCAAAGCCTCGCAACCAATGGTCCATGGCTGTGCGGGAAAGCACTGACCTTGGCTGACGTGCGGCTGTTCCCCACCTTGATCCGCTGGGAGCTGGTCTATGCCCCACTGTTTGGCTGCAGTCGGCACCCGCTCTGGCACTACCCGAACCTCTGGGCGTGGCGACAACGCTTTTACGCCCTGCCGGGCGTAGCGGACACCTGCGACGGCACCGCCTGGCGACACGACTACTTCGGTGCCTTGTTCCCCCTCAATCCCGGCGGGATCGTTCCAGCTGGTCCCGACCTGAGCACACTGGTGAACAGCACGGCAGCGTCGGGATGA
- a CDS encoding endonuclease MutS2, with amino-acid sequence MNPPVASPPTAIDLSQEADRAQQETLELLEWHRVCEHLSGFASTGMGRDAARAQSLPASLDESKKRLAETVEMAVLDDLTEGGLSFRGVQDLEPVVLRCSKGGVASGEELLAAAETLAAARRLRRQIDDPDLRPVCTALIETMVTLPELEQRLKFALEDGGRVADRASSALSALRHQWNGLRQERRDKLQELLRRLAPSLQDSVIAERHGRPVLAVKAGAVSQVPGQVHDSSASGSTLFVEPRSVLTMGNKLVELESRIRDEERKVLVELSALVAEEASALNQLVAVLRKLDLALARGRYGRWLGGVEPQLEPAAEAPFRFSGLRHPLLVWQHKRADGPPVVPISVEVSPELRVVAITGPNTGGKTVTLKSIGLAALMARAGMLLPCSGQPSLPWCAQVLADIGDEQSLQQSLSTFSGHVKRIGRILEALQRGSAPALVLLDEVGAGTDPSEGTALATALLKALADRARLTIATTHFGELKALKYDDARFENASVAFNSETLSPTYELLWGIPGRSNALAIATRLGLNSDVLHQAQQLLAPGGDGEVNSVIRGLEEQRQRQQAAAEDAAALLARTELLHEELLQRWHKQKQQTAQHQEQGRQRLEQSIRQGQKEVRTLIRRLRDDRADGETARRAGQRLRSLEDHHRPTPERRAPKPGWRPAVGDRVRLLALGKAADVLVISDDGLQLTVRCGVMRTTVDLAAVENLDGRKPEPPPKPVVKVQARSAVVGGAQVRTSRNTLDVRGMRVHEAEAAVEECLRSANGPVWVIHGIGTGKLKRGLRAWLETVPYVERVTDAEQGDGGPGCSVVWVR; translated from the coding sequence ATGAACCCCCCGGTGGCATCCCCTCCAACTGCAATTGACTTGAGTCAAGAGGCGGATAGGGCTCAGCAAGAAACCCTTGAACTGCTTGAGTGGCATCGGGTCTGTGAACATCTCAGCGGTTTTGCCAGCACCGGCATGGGTCGTGATGCGGCCAGGGCTCAATCGCTGCCGGCCAGCCTGGACGAGTCGAAAAAACGCCTGGCCGAGACCGTTGAAATGGCGGTGCTCGATGACCTCACCGAAGGGGGACTCAGCTTCCGCGGCGTGCAGGACCTCGAGCCCGTGGTGCTGCGCTGCAGCAAGGGTGGTGTGGCCTCCGGTGAAGAGCTGCTGGCCGCGGCGGAAACGCTGGCAGCGGCCCGTCGCTTGCGCCGTCAGATCGACGACCCCGATCTACGCCCGGTGTGCACCGCGTTGATTGAAACGATGGTGACGCTGCCGGAGTTGGAGCAGCGGCTCAAATTTGCACTCGAAGATGGAGGCCGCGTTGCTGATCGAGCCAGCTCGGCGTTGTCGGCGCTGCGGCATCAATGGAACGGGCTGCGCCAGGAGCGTCGCGACAAACTTCAGGAGTTGCTGCGGCGCCTGGCCCCATCTCTGCAGGACAGTGTGATCGCCGAGCGCCATGGCCGTCCTGTTTTGGCGGTGAAGGCCGGTGCGGTGAGCCAGGTGCCCGGCCAGGTTCACGACAGTTCGGCCTCAGGCAGCACCCTCTTTGTGGAACCCCGCTCGGTGCTCACGATGGGCAACAAGCTGGTGGAGCTGGAGTCGCGCATCCGCGATGAGGAAAGGAAGGTGTTGGTGGAGCTAAGTGCTCTGGTGGCTGAAGAGGCGTCCGCCCTCAACCAGCTTGTGGCGGTGCTGCGCAAGCTTGATCTTGCGCTGGCCCGCGGGCGTTACGGCCGCTGGCTTGGCGGAGTGGAGCCGCAGCTTGAGCCCGCAGCGGAGGCTCCGTTTCGCTTTTCAGGTTTGCGGCACCCACTGTTGGTGTGGCAGCACAAGCGGGCAGATGGGCCGCCCGTGGTTCCCATTTCGGTGGAGGTGTCGCCGGAGCTGCGGGTGGTCGCGATCACTGGGCCGAACACCGGCGGCAAAACGGTCACCCTGAAAAGCATCGGCCTTGCTGCACTGATGGCCCGCGCCGGCATGCTCTTGCCCTGTTCAGGGCAACCCTCCCTGCCCTGGTGTGCCCAGGTTCTGGCGGACATCGGAGATGAGCAATCCCTCCAGCAGAGCTTGTCCACCTTCAGCGGCCATGTGAAGCGCATCGGGCGGATTCTTGAGGCGCTGCAGCGCGGTAGTGCCCCTGCCCTGGTGCTGTTGGATGAGGTGGGTGCCGGAACGGATCCCAGCGAGGGAACGGCTTTGGCCACGGCTTTGCTTAAGGCTCTTGCCGATCGGGCCCGGCTCACGATTGCCACCACCCATTTTGGAGAACTCAAGGCCCTCAAATACGACGACGCTCGTTTTGAGAATGCCTCTGTGGCCTTCAATTCTGAAACGCTATCTCCCACCTACGAATTGCTGTGGGGAATTCCAGGACGCAGCAATGCGCTGGCGATCGCGACGCGCCTGGGGCTCAATTCGGATGTGCTTCACCAGGCCCAGCAGCTTCTGGCTCCAGGGGGTGATGGTGAGGTGAACAGTGTGATCCGCGGCTTGGAGGAGCAACGGCAGCGCCAACAGGCCGCGGCAGAAGACGCTGCAGCACTGTTGGCACGCACTGAGCTGTTGCACGAGGAGTTGCTGCAGCGCTGGCACAAGCAAAAGCAGCAGACCGCGCAACACCAGGAGCAGGGCCGTCAACGCTTGGAGCAGTCCATCCGCCAAGGCCAGAAGGAAGTTCGCACCCTGATTCGCCGCCTGCGTGATGATCGCGCCGATGGGGAAACCGCGCGGCGGGCTGGGCAACGGTTACGCAGCTTGGAGGACCATCATCGCCCCACCCCTGAACGACGTGCACCCAAGCCGGGCTGGCGTCCGGCGGTAGGCGATCGCGTGCGCTTGCTGGCCCTCGGCAAGGCTGCGGATGTGTTGGTCATCTCCGATGACGGCCTCCAGCTGACGGTCCGTTGCGGGGTGATGCGCACCACGGTGGATCTGGCGGCGGTGGAAAACCTGGATGGTCGTAAGCCCGAGCCGCCTCCAAAGCCGGTGGTGAAGGTGCAAGCCCGTTCAGCTGTCGTCGGTGGTGCACAGGTGCGCACCAGTCGCAACACTCTTGATGTGCGTGGAATGCGGGTGCATGAGGCCGAAGCAGCGGTTGAGGAATGCCTGCGCAGTGCCAATGGCCCGGTTTGGGTGATCCATGGCATTGGCACGGGCAAGCTCAAGCGCGGCCTGCGCGCCTGGCTGGAAACTGTGCCCTACGTGGAAAGGGTGACCGATGCTGAACAAGGGGACGGTGGACCTGGCTGCAGCGTTGTCTGGGTGCGCTGA